CCCGGCCGGCCCGGCCAAGCTCGAGACCTTCCGCGACATCGGCAAGGCCGCGGCCGAAATCGACGAGCTGATGACCGACATCAAGAGCGCGCAGTGAAGAGCTTGGCCCTTGTAGTGGCGGCCTATGACCGCCGGTTTGCATACGGACGGCGGTCATAGACTGCCGCTACAGCCACCATGCACCCCGGCACCGCCCCCGCCATCGCAATCTCCGACCACACCCGCCCTGGGTGGAAGGCGTGGGCGTTGCTCGCTCCGATGGTGCTGTGGCTGGTCCTGTTCGTCGTCGTGCCGGGACTGATCCTGCTGGTTTACAGCTTCTGCGAGCGCGACGAAATCGGCGGGGTGGTGTTCACGTTCACCTGGGAAAACTACGAACGCGTTTTCGACCCGGTCTATCTGCGCATCTTTGGCCGTTCGGTTTGGTATGCTGCGCTGACCACTGCCATTTGCGCGGTCGTGGGCTACCCGGTGGCCTACTACATCGCCCGCGTGCCGGAGTCGCTGCGCAACCGGCTCCTGCTGCTCGTGATGGTGCCGTTCTGGACCAGCTTCCTCATCCGCACCTTCGCGTGGATCACCATCCTCAAGCAGGAGGGGCTGCTCAACAGTCTCGTGAAGGCGATGGGCGCGAGCATCGGGCCGTTCGATCTGCTCTACACGCCGACCGCCGTCGTCATCGGCCTCGTCTATGCCTACCTGCCGTTCATGATCCTGCCGATCTACGGCAGTGCCGAGAAGCTCGACAACTCGCTCATCGAGGCCGCCTACGACCTCGGGGCCAGTCCGGTGCGCGCGTTCTCCTCGGTGATCGTGCCGCTCACCATGCCGGGCATCGCGGCGGGCACGCTGCTGGTGTTCGTGCCGGCCATCGGCATGTTTGCGATCACCGACTTGATGGGTGGGGCCAAGGTGCCCATGATCGGCAACGTGATCCAGAACCAGTTCCTGCTCGCCCGCAACTGGCCCTTCGGGGCCGCGCTCGGCGTCGTTTTCATGCTCATGTTCATCGTCACCTACGTGATTCTCCAACGCCGCGGAACGCCGAAGGAAGCCTGATGAGGTGAAACCTGACCATGAATGCGAAACCTGAGGAGGTGAGGATGTGAAACCTGAGGATTGGATCCGAGGATTTGGAATCCTCACTCCCTCACCCCCTCAAATCCTCACCCCCTGATTTCACCCCCCCCCCCTCCGGCCCTCACCCCCTCAATGTCTTCGTCTCAGCCCATGATCGAGCTCCGCGGCGTCACCAAGCGCTTTGGCGGCTTCACCGCGGTCAACGACGTCAGCCTCACCGTGAAGGCCGGCGAATTTCTCACCCTGCTCGGGCCCTCCGGCTGCGGCAAGACCACGCTCCTGCGCCTGCTCGCGGGTTTCGAGATGCCCGACGAGGGCCTGGTGCTGCTCGACGGCGAGGATGTCTCCCACGTGCCGCCCTACCGGCGCAGCGTGAACCAGGTGTTCCAGAGCTACGCGCTGTTCCCGCACCTGACCGTCCGCGAGAACGTCGGCTTCGGCCTGCGCATGCAGCAGGTGCCGACCGCCGAGGCCGCCGACCGCATCGTCGAGGCCCTGCGCATGGTCTCGCTCGTGGAGCAGGCTGACAAGTATCCGCACCAGATGTCCGGCGGTCAGCGCCAGCGCGTGGCCCTCGCGCGCGCCATCGTGCCGCGACCCAAGGTCCTCCTGCTCGATGAGCCGCTGTCCGCCCTCGATGCCAAGCTCCGCCACGGCATGCAGCTCGAGCTGAAGCGCCTCCAGCGCAAGCTCGGCATGACCTTTGTGTTCGTCACGCACGACCAGGAGGAGGCGCTCACGATGTCGGACCGCATTGCCGTCATCAACAAGGGCCGCATCGAGCAGCTGGGCAACGCCAGCGAGATCTACCACCGCCCGCGCACAGCCTTCGCCGCCGATTTCATCGGGCAGGCGAATCTGCTCGAATCCACGGTGATCAGCCGCAACGGGACCACCGCCAGGATCCGTCTTGCCACCGGACTCGAGCTGGTGATCGCCCGGGCCGAGTTGCCCGACACCGCCACGTCCGCCCTGGTCTCGATCCGCCCCGAAAAGATCCACATCAGCCGGACGCCGGTCACGGCGGAAAACGTTTTCCCGGCCCGCATTGACGAGGAAATTTTCCAGGGCGCCACCGACTCGCTGCAGCTCGTGACCGACCAGGGCACGCGCCTGCACGCCCTTGTGGCCAACGAGAGCGCCACCCAGGAGGCCTTCCACGAGGGCGACAAGGTCTATTGCAACCTGCATCTCGACGACCTCGTGATCGTGCAGGCGGAGTAGGGGAGTGGAAAACCTGAAACTTGAAACCTGAGACCTGAAGCTCGGAACGAAGCATACTCTGTCTGGCTATTTCAGGTTTCCGGTCTCAAGTTTCCGGTCTCGTTTCCTCGCCCCATGATCGCCGCCGTCCAGTTCCGGAACTTCAAGGCCCTGCGGTCCACGGGCGTGAAACTTGCGCCGTTCAACCTCGTGCTCGGACCCAACGGCAGCGGCAAGACCAGCCTCATCCAGGCGCTGCTGCGGTTGCGCTCGCTGGCGGCGCTGCCCCCGGCCGCGGAGCCGCCCGCCGCGAACGGCGGACCCCGCATCGATTTCGCGTTCGCGGCGCCTTATCAGGACATCGGCGTGTCGCTGGGTTGTAATCCCGACGAGATGGTCTGCAATGTTCTCTCCGTGAGCCACCCGCCTGGTCCGGCCGGCGCGGCGCATTGGGAGGATTTGCGCACCAAAATCCGCTCCATCCGTGCCTATCTGTTCGACCACTACGCCATGGCGGTGCCGGCGAAATTGTCCGACAGCGCTGAGCTGGCCTCGAACGGCGGCAACCTTGCCGTGGTCCTGGCCACATGGCGGGAAAAACAGCCCGAGGCGTTCGCCGCGCTGCAGGCGGAGTTTCTCCGGCTGATGCCGGAGTTCGGTGCGCTGGAGGTCCGAACCGGTCCCGGCGGTACCGTCGAGCTGGGCACGCGGCTCAAGACGAACGGCCACAATTTCATCACCGCCGACAACCTCTCCCAGGGCACGCTCTACCTGCTCGCGCTGCTGGTGCTGGCCTTCACTCCTGCGCCCCCCGCCGTGGTTTGCATTGAAGAGGCTGACCGCGGCATGCATCCGCGCTCGCTGCGCGAGGTGCGCGACACGCTTTATCGGCTCAGCTACCCGCAGGATCTCGGCATGACGCGCACGCCGGTGCAGGTGATCACGACCACGCATTCGCCCTACCTGCTCGACCAGTTCCGCGAGCAGCCGCAGGAGGTCATCCTCGCCAGCAAACAGGGCCAGGCGGCTACCTTTGAGCGGTTGTCCGACCGGGCCGACATCCTGGAATTGATGAAGGAAGCGCACCTCGGCGACCTCTGGTATACCGGCATCCTCGGCGGCGTGCCGGGAGAGTGAGAGGGTTGAAACCTGAGGATGTGAAACCTGAAACCTGAAGAATGAAGCACGCATATCCTCACACCTTCATACCCTCACCTCCTCCGATCCTCCGGTGTCTGCGCCTTCCATGAAGCTCGCCATCCTCAGCGAATCCCCGGCCGACGAGGCCGCCCTGCACGTGCTGGTGGGCTACGTGCTGGGCCGGCCGTTCACGACGGTGCAGGCGTCGCTGCGGGCGCGGGGCTGGCCGTCGGTCGAGCAGGTGCTGCCGCCGATCGTGCGGCATCTTCATTTCAACACCGATGCCGACGGCCTCGTGGTCGTGGTGGATTCCGATGACTCGGTGGTGCACACGCCGGAACACGAGGCGCCCGGCTATCACCATGCGTTTTGCCGGATCTGCCGGCTGCGCGCGGTCTTCCGGCGGGCCACGAAAAACCTGCCGCCCGCCCGCGGACGCGAGCGCGTCTTGCGCGCCGTCGGCCTGTGCGTGCCGGCCATTGAGGCCTGGCTGCTCTGTGGCCACGACACCTCCGTAACCGAACAGGCCTGGCTCGACGGTCAGGCCACCGGCCAGCTGCCCTACACTCGGCGCGAGCTAAAATGGCGCGTCTATGGCACGGAGCGTCCGTCGCTCCAGCACGAGACGCAGCGGGCCGTGGAAGAGGTGTCTCGCCACCGCGGCGATGTGCGCCGGCTCGAGAACGATTTTCCCCACGGCTTCGGCGCGCTGGCCCGCGACCTGCGGGGGTGGCCGGTCACCTGAGGGAGTTTTTCTGCTGTTACACTTCAACTGGCGGAGAGGACGTCCGGATCGGTGAGGCGGTGTTTTGCAGCACCCGGGTTGCGATGGCGCGGGCGGCATTGGGTCGCGCCAGACGCTGCAGATTGTCGTGCCAGCGTTGCCAGACGGCTCCATTGTCCGCAAAGGCTCGCTGGAGCGTTGCCACGATTTCCTTCGGGGTGGTGGCCAGGGCGCCGGCCTCGTGGCGGCGAAGCAGCTCGTA
This DNA window, taken from Oleiharenicola lentus, encodes the following:
- a CDS encoding ABC transporter permease, producing MHPGTAPAIAISDHTRPGWKAWALLAPMVLWLVLFVVVPGLILLVYSFCERDEIGGVVFTFTWENYERVFDPVYLRIFGRSVWYAALTTAICAVVGYPVAYYIARVPESLRNRLLLLVMVPFWTSFLIRTFAWITILKQEGLLNSLVKAMGASIGPFDLLYTPTAVVIGLVYAYLPFMILPIYGSAEKLDNSLIEAAYDLGASPVRAFSSVIVPLTMPGIAAGTLLVFVPAIGMFAITDLMGGAKVPMIGNVIQNQFLLARNWPFGAALGVVFMLMFIVTYVILQRRGTPKEA
- a CDS encoding ABC transporter ATP-binding protein, yielding MIELRGVTKRFGGFTAVNDVSLTVKAGEFLTLLGPSGCGKTTLLRLLAGFEMPDEGLVLLDGEDVSHVPPYRRSVNQVFQSYALFPHLTVRENVGFGLRMQQVPTAEAADRIVEALRMVSLVEQADKYPHQMSGGQRQRVALARAIVPRPKVLLLDEPLSALDAKLRHGMQLELKRLQRKLGMTFVFVTHDQEEALTMSDRIAVINKGRIEQLGNASEIYHRPRTAFAADFIGQANLLESTVISRNGTTARIRLATGLELVIARAELPDTATSALVSIRPEKIHISRTPVTAENVFPARIDEEIFQGATDSLQLVTDQGTRLHALVANESATQEAFHEGDKVYCNLHLDDLVIVQAE
- a CDS encoding AAA family ATPase, with translation MIAAVQFRNFKALRSTGVKLAPFNLVLGPNGSGKTSLIQALLRLRSLAALPPAAEPPAANGGPRIDFAFAAPYQDIGVSLGCNPDEMVCNVLSVSHPPGPAGAAHWEDLRTKIRSIRAYLFDHYAMAVPAKLSDSAELASNGGNLAVVLATWREKQPEAFAALQAEFLRLMPEFGALEVRTGPGGTVELGTRLKTNGHNFITADNLSQGTLYLLALLVLAFTPAPPAVVCIEEADRGMHPRSLREVRDTLYRLSYPQDLGMTRTPVQVITTTHSPYLLDQFREQPQEVILASKQGQAATFERLSDRADILELMKEAHLGDLWYTGILGGVPGE